One segment of Synchiropus splendidus isolate RoL2022-P1 chromosome 4, RoL_Sspl_1.0, whole genome shotgun sequence DNA contains the following:
- the pacsin2 gene encoding protein kinase C and casein kinase substrate in neurons protein 2 isoform X3 produces MSGSCDGSMLDVSSDSFWEVGNYKRAVKRVDDGNRLCNDLMNCLHERARIEKSYAQQLTEWGKRWRQLIDKGPQYGTLERAWSALCTEAEKVSELHMEVKAALMGEDYEKLKNWQKDFYHKQMIGGFKETKEAEDGFRKAQKPWAKKLKEVETQKKAYHSACKEEKLAASRETNSKLESNNNPDAQKKLQEKVEKCQQEVHKTKERYEKSLEELDKLTPQYMENMEQVFEQWQQFEDKRICFFRDVLLEVKQHIDLSTNHRFQTVYHTLEDTISATDAEEDLKWFRSTQGPGMPMNWPQFENLDWSHPRPSKRRSIVDWSIDLNRTLSRREKKKPSEGVTLTGISQTGSDQPVPHTKTSSSVSSAEKPPDWSDEDTTANPFSTNGDGNPFEDEPTSPVISVPVRALYDYEGQEQDELSFKAGDEFTKTGEEDDQGWCKGRLKDGQVGLYPANYVEDIQ; encoded by the exons ATGTCGGGCTCCTGCGATGGCTCCATGCTTGACGTGTCCAGCGACAGCTTTTGGGAG GTTGGCAACTACAAGCGTGCGGTGAAGCGAGTCGACGATGGAAACCGACTCTGTAACGACCTTATGAACTGTCTTCACGAGCGGGCGCGGATCGAGAAGTCGTACGCTCAGCAGCTGACGGAGTGGGGAAAGCGATGGAGGCAGCTTATCGACAAAG GTCCCCAGTACGGCACCCTGGAGCGAGCGTGGTCCGCTCTCTGCACAGAAGCGGAGAAGGTGAGCGAGCTCCACATGGAGGTGAAGGCTGCGCTGATGGGAGAAGACTACGAGAAGCTGAAGAACTGGCAGAAAGACTTTTACCACAAACAGATGATTGGAGGCTTCAAGGAGACCAAAGAGGCGGAGGACGGCTTCAGGAAAGCTCAGAAACCCTGGGCCAAGAAACTAAAAGAG GTGGAGACGCAGAAGAAAGCCTACCACTCGGCCTGCAAAGAGGAGAAGCTGGCCGCCAGCAGGGAGACCAACAGCAAGCTGGAGAGCAACAACAACCCTGACGCCCAGAAGAAGCTtcaggagaaggtggagaagtgTCAGCAGGAGGTGCACAAG ACGAAAGAGCGTTACGAGAAGTCCTTGGAGGAGTTGGACAAGTTGACGCCGCAGTACATGGAGAACATGGAGCAGGTGTTCGAGCAGTGGCAGCAGTTCGAGGACAAGCGCATTTGTTTTTTCCGGGACGTTTTGCTGGAAGTCAAGCAGCACATTGACCTGTCCACCAACCACAG GTTCCAGACCGTGTACCACACACTGGAAGACACGATCTCAGCCACAGACGCAGAGGAGGACCTGAAGTGGTTCCGATCCACGCAGGGGCCCGGCATGCCCATGAACTGGCCTCAGTTTGAG AACTTGGACTGGTCCCATCCTCGGCCCTCTAAGAGAAGGTCCATTGTA GACTGGTCCATAGACCTGAACCGGACCCTCAGCCGgcgagagaagaagaagccgtCAGAAGGTGTGACACTAACGGGCATCAGCCAGACCGGGTCGGACCAGCCCGTTCCGCACACAAAGACCAGCAGCAG cgtGAGCAGCGCGGAGAAGCCCCCTGACTGGTCCGACGAGGACACCACTGCCAACCCCTTCAGCACCAATGGGGACGGGAACCCGTTTGAGGATGAGCCCACTTCTCCGGTCATTTCAGTGCCGGTCCGAGCCCTGTACGACTATGAAGGTCAGGAGCAGGACGAGCTGAGCTTCAAAGCAG GGGATGAATTCACTAAGACGGGCGAGGAGGACGACCAGGGCTGGTGCAAAGGTCGCCTGAAGGACGGGCAGGTGGGCCTCTACCCTGCCAACTACGTGGAGGACATCCAGTGA
- the pacsin2 gene encoding protein kinase C and casein kinase substrate in neurons protein 2 isoform X1: MSGSCDGSMLDVSSDSFWEVGNYKRAVKRVDDGNRLCNDLMNCLHERARIEKSYAQQLTEWGKRWRQLIDKGPQYGTLERAWSALCTEAEKVSELHMEVKAALMGEDYEKLKNWQKDFYHKQMIGGFKETKEAEDGFRKAQKPWAKKLKEVETQKKAYHSACKEEKLAASRETNSKLESNNNPDAQKKLQEKVEKCQQEVHKTKERYEKSLEELDKLTPQYMENMEQVFEQWQQFEDKRICFFRDVLLEVKQHIDLSTNHRFQTVYHTLEDTISATDAEEDLKWFRSTQGPGMPMNWPQFENLDWSHPRPSKRRSIVDWSIDLNRTLSRREKKKPSEGVTLTGISQTGSDQPVPHTKTSSSLSVLKEAPAGSNPFEDDEEDEEEEEEELRVETAVNHVSAKSEEIKTVSSAEKPPDWSDEDTTANPFSTNGDGNPFEDEPTSPVISVPVRALYDYEGQEQDELSFKAGDEFTKTGEEDDQGWCKGRLKDGQVGLYPANYVEDIQ, encoded by the exons ATGTCGGGCTCCTGCGATGGCTCCATGCTTGACGTGTCCAGCGACAGCTTTTGGGAG GTTGGCAACTACAAGCGTGCGGTGAAGCGAGTCGACGATGGAAACCGACTCTGTAACGACCTTATGAACTGTCTTCACGAGCGGGCGCGGATCGAGAAGTCGTACGCTCAGCAGCTGACGGAGTGGGGAAAGCGATGGAGGCAGCTTATCGACAAAG GTCCCCAGTACGGCACCCTGGAGCGAGCGTGGTCCGCTCTCTGCACAGAAGCGGAGAAGGTGAGCGAGCTCCACATGGAGGTGAAGGCTGCGCTGATGGGAGAAGACTACGAGAAGCTGAAGAACTGGCAGAAAGACTTTTACCACAAACAGATGATTGGAGGCTTCAAGGAGACCAAAGAGGCGGAGGACGGCTTCAGGAAAGCTCAGAAACCCTGGGCCAAGAAACTAAAAGAG GTGGAGACGCAGAAGAAAGCCTACCACTCGGCCTGCAAAGAGGAGAAGCTGGCCGCCAGCAGGGAGACCAACAGCAAGCTGGAGAGCAACAACAACCCTGACGCCCAGAAGAAGCTtcaggagaaggtggagaagtgTCAGCAGGAGGTGCACAAG ACGAAAGAGCGTTACGAGAAGTCCTTGGAGGAGTTGGACAAGTTGACGCCGCAGTACATGGAGAACATGGAGCAGGTGTTCGAGCAGTGGCAGCAGTTCGAGGACAAGCGCATTTGTTTTTTCCGGGACGTTTTGCTGGAAGTCAAGCAGCACATTGACCTGTCCACCAACCACAG GTTCCAGACCGTGTACCACACACTGGAAGACACGATCTCAGCCACAGACGCAGAGGAGGACCTGAAGTGGTTCCGATCCACGCAGGGGCCCGGCATGCCCATGAACTGGCCTCAGTTTGAG AACTTGGACTGGTCCCATCCTCGGCCCTCTAAGAGAAGGTCCATTGTA GACTGGTCCATAGACCTGAACCGGACCCTCAGCCGgcgagagaagaagaagccgtCAGAAGGTGTGACACTAACGGGCATCAGCCAGACCGGGTCGGACCAGCCCGTTCCGCACACAAAGACCAGCAGCAG CCTGTCGGTGCTGAAAGAGGCACCAGCGGGCTCCAACCCTTTTGAAGACgacgaggaagatgaggaggaggaggaggaggagctgagggtGGAGACTGCGGTCAACCACGTCAGTGCCAAATCAGAGGAGATAAAAAC cgtGAGCAGCGCGGAGAAGCCCCCTGACTGGTCCGACGAGGACACCACTGCCAACCCCTTCAGCACCAATGGGGACGGGAACCCGTTTGAGGATGAGCCCACTTCTCCGGTCATTTCAGTGCCGGTCCGAGCCCTGTACGACTATGAAGGTCAGGAGCAGGACGAGCTGAGCTTCAAAGCAG GGGATGAATTCACTAAGACGGGCGAGGAGGACGACCAGGGCTGGTGCAAAGGTCGCCTGAAGGACGGGCAGGTGGGCCTCTACCCTGCCAACTACGTGGAGGACATCCAGTGA
- the pacsin2 gene encoding protein kinase C and casein kinase substrate in neurons protein 2 isoform X4: MSGSCDGSMLDVSSDSFWEVGNYKRAVKRVDDGNRLCNDLMNCLHERARIEKSYAQQLTEWGKRWRQLIDKGPQYGTLERAWSALCTEAEKVSELHMEVKAALMGEDYEKLKNWQKDFYHKQMIGGFKETKEAEDGFRKAQKPWAKKLKEVETQKKAYHSACKEEKLAASRETNSKLESNNNPDAQKKLQEKVEKCQQEVHKTKERYEKSLEELDKLTPQYMENMEQVFEQWQQFEDKRICFFRDVLLEVKQHIDLSTNHRFQTVYHTLEDTISATDAEEDLKWFRSTQGPGMPMNWPQFEDWSIDLNRTLSRREKKKPSEGVTLTGISQTGSDQPVPHTKTSSSVSSAEKPPDWSDEDTTANPFSTNGDGNPFEDEPTSPVISVPVRALYDYEGQEQDELSFKAGDEFTKTGEEDDQGWCKGRLKDGQVGLYPANYVEDIQ; this comes from the exons ATGTCGGGCTCCTGCGATGGCTCCATGCTTGACGTGTCCAGCGACAGCTTTTGGGAG GTTGGCAACTACAAGCGTGCGGTGAAGCGAGTCGACGATGGAAACCGACTCTGTAACGACCTTATGAACTGTCTTCACGAGCGGGCGCGGATCGAGAAGTCGTACGCTCAGCAGCTGACGGAGTGGGGAAAGCGATGGAGGCAGCTTATCGACAAAG GTCCCCAGTACGGCACCCTGGAGCGAGCGTGGTCCGCTCTCTGCACAGAAGCGGAGAAGGTGAGCGAGCTCCACATGGAGGTGAAGGCTGCGCTGATGGGAGAAGACTACGAGAAGCTGAAGAACTGGCAGAAAGACTTTTACCACAAACAGATGATTGGAGGCTTCAAGGAGACCAAAGAGGCGGAGGACGGCTTCAGGAAAGCTCAGAAACCCTGGGCCAAGAAACTAAAAGAG GTGGAGACGCAGAAGAAAGCCTACCACTCGGCCTGCAAAGAGGAGAAGCTGGCCGCCAGCAGGGAGACCAACAGCAAGCTGGAGAGCAACAACAACCCTGACGCCCAGAAGAAGCTtcaggagaaggtggagaagtgTCAGCAGGAGGTGCACAAG ACGAAAGAGCGTTACGAGAAGTCCTTGGAGGAGTTGGACAAGTTGACGCCGCAGTACATGGAGAACATGGAGCAGGTGTTCGAGCAGTGGCAGCAGTTCGAGGACAAGCGCATTTGTTTTTTCCGGGACGTTTTGCTGGAAGTCAAGCAGCACATTGACCTGTCCACCAACCACAG GTTCCAGACCGTGTACCACACACTGGAAGACACGATCTCAGCCACAGACGCAGAGGAGGACCTGAAGTGGTTCCGATCCACGCAGGGGCCCGGCATGCCCATGAACTGGCCTCAGTTTGAG GACTGGTCCATAGACCTGAACCGGACCCTCAGCCGgcgagagaagaagaagccgtCAGAAGGTGTGACACTAACGGGCATCAGCCAGACCGGGTCGGACCAGCCCGTTCCGCACACAAAGACCAGCAGCAG cgtGAGCAGCGCGGAGAAGCCCCCTGACTGGTCCGACGAGGACACCACTGCCAACCCCTTCAGCACCAATGGGGACGGGAACCCGTTTGAGGATGAGCCCACTTCTCCGGTCATTTCAGTGCCGGTCCGAGCCCTGTACGACTATGAAGGTCAGGAGCAGGACGAGCTGAGCTTCAAAGCAG GGGATGAATTCACTAAGACGGGCGAGGAGGACGACCAGGGCTGGTGCAAAGGTCGCCTGAAGGACGGGCAGGTGGGCCTCTACCCTGCCAACTACGTGGAGGACATCCAGTGA
- the pacsin2 gene encoding protein kinase C and casein kinase substrate in neurons protein 2 isoform X2: MSGSCDGSMLDVSSDSFWEVGNYKRAVKRVDDGNRLCNDLMNCLHERARIEKSYAQQLTEWGKRWRQLIDKGPQYGTLERAWSALCTEAEKVSELHMEVKAALMGEDYEKLKNWQKDFYHKQMIGGFKETKEAEDGFRKAQKPWAKKLKEVETQKKAYHSACKEEKLAASRETNSKLESNNNPDAQKKLQEKVEKCQQEVHKTKERYEKSLEELDKLTPQYMENMEQVFEQWQQFEDKRICFFRDVLLEVKQHIDLSTNHRFQTVYHTLEDTISATDAEEDLKWFRSTQGPGMPMNWPQFEDWSIDLNRTLSRREKKKPSEGVTLTGISQTGSDQPVPHTKTSSSLSVLKEAPAGSNPFEDDEEDEEEEEEELRVETAVNHVSAKSEEIKTVSSAEKPPDWSDEDTTANPFSTNGDGNPFEDEPTSPVISVPVRALYDYEGQEQDELSFKAGDEFTKTGEEDDQGWCKGRLKDGQVGLYPANYVEDIQ; encoded by the exons ATGTCGGGCTCCTGCGATGGCTCCATGCTTGACGTGTCCAGCGACAGCTTTTGGGAG GTTGGCAACTACAAGCGTGCGGTGAAGCGAGTCGACGATGGAAACCGACTCTGTAACGACCTTATGAACTGTCTTCACGAGCGGGCGCGGATCGAGAAGTCGTACGCTCAGCAGCTGACGGAGTGGGGAAAGCGATGGAGGCAGCTTATCGACAAAG GTCCCCAGTACGGCACCCTGGAGCGAGCGTGGTCCGCTCTCTGCACAGAAGCGGAGAAGGTGAGCGAGCTCCACATGGAGGTGAAGGCTGCGCTGATGGGAGAAGACTACGAGAAGCTGAAGAACTGGCAGAAAGACTTTTACCACAAACAGATGATTGGAGGCTTCAAGGAGACCAAAGAGGCGGAGGACGGCTTCAGGAAAGCTCAGAAACCCTGGGCCAAGAAACTAAAAGAG GTGGAGACGCAGAAGAAAGCCTACCACTCGGCCTGCAAAGAGGAGAAGCTGGCCGCCAGCAGGGAGACCAACAGCAAGCTGGAGAGCAACAACAACCCTGACGCCCAGAAGAAGCTtcaggagaaggtggagaagtgTCAGCAGGAGGTGCACAAG ACGAAAGAGCGTTACGAGAAGTCCTTGGAGGAGTTGGACAAGTTGACGCCGCAGTACATGGAGAACATGGAGCAGGTGTTCGAGCAGTGGCAGCAGTTCGAGGACAAGCGCATTTGTTTTTTCCGGGACGTTTTGCTGGAAGTCAAGCAGCACATTGACCTGTCCACCAACCACAG GTTCCAGACCGTGTACCACACACTGGAAGACACGATCTCAGCCACAGACGCAGAGGAGGACCTGAAGTGGTTCCGATCCACGCAGGGGCCCGGCATGCCCATGAACTGGCCTCAGTTTGAG GACTGGTCCATAGACCTGAACCGGACCCTCAGCCGgcgagagaagaagaagccgtCAGAAGGTGTGACACTAACGGGCATCAGCCAGACCGGGTCGGACCAGCCCGTTCCGCACACAAAGACCAGCAGCAG CCTGTCGGTGCTGAAAGAGGCACCAGCGGGCTCCAACCCTTTTGAAGACgacgaggaagatgaggaggaggaggaggaggagctgagggtGGAGACTGCGGTCAACCACGTCAGTGCCAAATCAGAGGAGATAAAAAC cgtGAGCAGCGCGGAGAAGCCCCCTGACTGGTCCGACGAGGACACCACTGCCAACCCCTTCAGCACCAATGGGGACGGGAACCCGTTTGAGGATGAGCCCACTTCTCCGGTCATTTCAGTGCCGGTCCGAGCCCTGTACGACTATGAAGGTCAGGAGCAGGACGAGCTGAGCTTCAAAGCAG GGGATGAATTCACTAAGACGGGCGAGGAGGACGACCAGGGCTGGTGCAAAGGTCGCCTGAAGGACGGGCAGGTGGGCCTCTACCCTGCCAACTACGTGGAGGACATCCAGTGA
- the arfgap3 gene encoding ADP-ribosylation factor GTPase-activating protein 3, with product MEPSKQDITAIFKRLRSVQTNKVCFDCSAKNPSWASVTYGVFLCIDCSGTHRSLGVHLSFIRSTELDFNWSWFQLRCMQVGGNANATSFFNQHGCTSGAANTKYNSRTAQLYRDKVKTLATQATRRHGTELWLDSQGPLSPASPEDKQLDFFHIHTQGDGDSLNMAQMSLSGFSEKDDDPGHPEYGPSVDMLSASPKAHPEPLSLLKKKPATKKTLASKKGGLGAQKVSSRSFSELEKKAQAADRLKEKEDAAASCMKSAPASETVAPSMRLAYQELEKQRKLEEQKLRGLDDRKKGQAERLGMGLGGRSGVSHSVTADMHIIQQESPQGGATSRARRFAEEEEEDVGSFSSSYQRKDAGEASRWTDGWPKETQSPEPDFFVTSLDDRTASRRKPEPLPVAEPGEASRKFGGDVKAISSDMYFGKQDNSGYEARTRLERFAGNSAISSADLFEDEKKAAGSSYQLSSVLPSAPNMSQLKYGVRSVAGKLSVMASGVVHTIQDHYGS from the exons ATGGAGCCGAGCAAGCAGGACATCACGGCTATCTTCAAGAGACTGCGCTCCGTTCAGACCAATAAG GTGTGTTTCGACTGCTCGGCCAAGAACCCCAGCTGGGCCAGCGTCACCTACGGCGTGTTCCTGTGCATCGACTGCTCCGGGACCCACCGCTCTCTCGGGGTGCACCTGTCCTTCATCAG GTCCACTGAGCTGGATTTCAACTGGTCCTGGTTCCAGCTCAGGTGCATGCAAGTGGGAGGCAACGCAAATGCA ACCTCCTTCTTCAACCAACATGGCTGCACCTCTGGAGCGGCCAACACCAAGTACAACAGTCGCACCGCCCAGCTGTACCGGGACAAGGTCAAGACCCTGGCGACGCAGGCCACCAGGCGCCACGGCACAGAG CTGTGGCTGGACAGCCAGGGTCCTCTCTCCCCCGCGTCCCCTGAAGACAAGCAGCTGGACTTCTTCCACATCCACACCCAG GGCGACGGCGACTCCCTGAACATGGCGCAGATGAGTCTGAGCGGCTTCTCAGAGAAGGACGACGACCCTG gtcaCCCAGAGTACGGCCCCAGCGTGGACATGCTGAGCGCCTCCCCGAAGGCTCATCCAG AACCACTTTCTCTTCTCAAGAAGAAGCCAGCCACCAAGAAAACG ctGGCCAGTAAGAAAGGAGGCCTGGGCGCCCAGAaggtcagcagcaggagcttcTCCGAGCTGGAGAAGAAGGCTCAAGCTGCTGACCGGCTGAAAGAGAAGGAAGACGCCGCGGCGAGCTGCATGAAGAGCGCCCCCGCGTCAGAGACGGT AGCTCCGTCCATGCGGCTGGCCTAtcaggagctggagaagcagcggaagctggaggagcagaagctgcGGGGGCTGGACGACAGGAAGAAGGGGCAGGCGGAGAGGCTGGGGATGGGCCTGGGCGGCCGGAG CGGGGTGTCCCACTCGGTGACGGCAGACATGCACATCATCCAGCAGGAAAGCCCACAGGGGGGCGCCACCAGCAGGGCTCGCCGCTtcgctgaggaggaggaggaggacgtggGCTCCTTCAGCTCCAG CTATCAGCGCAAGGATGCAGGCGAGGCCTCCAGGTGGACGGACGGGTGGCCGAAGGAGACCCAGAGTCCCGAACCAGACTTCTTTGTGACATCGCTGGATGACAG AACCGCGTCCCGGAGGAAGCCTGAGCCGCTGCCAGTTGCAGAACCCGGAGAAGCCTCCAGGAAGTTCGGGGGCGACGTGAAGGCCATCTCCTCCGACATGTATTTCGGGAAGCAAGACAACTCCGGG TACGAAGCCAGGACCCGGCTGGAGAGGTTCGCTGGGAACTCGGCCATCAGTTCCGCTGACCTGTTCGAGGACGAGAAGAAGGCGGCAG GCAGCTCCTACCAGCTGAGCAGCGTGCTCCCCAGCGCCCCCAACATGTCCCAGCTCAAGTACGGCGTGCGCTCGGTGGCGGGGAAGCTCTCGGTCATGGCCAGCGGCGTGGTCCACACCATCCAG GATCACTACGGCTCCTGA